One genomic region from Dermacentor variabilis isolate Ectoservices chromosome 6, ASM5094787v1, whole genome shotgun sequence encodes:
- the LOC142585823 gene encoding 8-oxo-dGDP phosphatase NUDT18-like, with protein MDKIESVIHDTLKGLAINDDAADIIDYSLADQVEELAAKGIESAVLPDYKPVVKKSVTYIVAAVAINEKGEVLMMQEAKSSCAGTWYLPAGRMEPGENIIEAAKREVMEETGLDFEPSTLVMVETAQGQWYRFVFSGTVVGGELKTVSKADAESLQAAWVGDVEQLSLRCRDILPVIERARLYHSTHASQPWHPPILPALRPHAKLCLRLVTIIRKKANNLLHVLVSEKGVAHLPTCEINPSRSIHTALKRFIQNMFSSEPPPHKPLGVLSLEHNGTAGGGEQDGICLCVLVSCKASVEEVALTPGYTWLEVSSPLSEKLLARTGRNMAVHLKVQ; from the exons ATGGACAAAATAGAAAGCGTGATACACGACACGCTCAAGGGTCTGGCGATAAACGACGATGCAGCCGATATCATAGACTACAGCCTCGCCGATCAAGTGGAGGAGCTTG CTGCTAAAGGAATCGAGTCCGCCGTGCTACCTGACTACAAACCAGTTGTCAAGAAGTCGGTGACTTACATCGTCGCTGCAGTCGCCATCAACGAAAAAGGCGAGGTCCTTATGATGCAGGAAGCGAAAAGTTCTTGCGCAGGCACGTGGTACCTGCCTGCTGGACGAATGGAGCCTGGTGAAAATATCATT GAGGCTGCCAAGCGAGAAGTTATGGAAGAAACCGGCCTAGATTTTGAGCCTTCTACACTTGTGATGGTCGAAACAGCGCAAGGCCAGTGGTACAGATTTGTTTTCAGTGGAACGGTAGTCG GGGGAGAGCTGAAGACGGTGTCGAAGGCAGACGCAGAATCGCTGCAGGCAGCCTGGGTTGGGGATGTGGAACAGCTAAGTCTGCGTTGCAGGGACATCTTGCCCGTGATTGAACGTGCCCGCCTTTACCACAGTACTCATGCCAGCCAGCCATGGCATCCACCTATCTTGCCAGCCCTCAGGCCACATGCCAAGCTCTGCCTGCGCCTGGTCACCATCATTCGCAAGAAGGCCAA CAACCTCCTCCACGTGCTTGTGTCCGAGAAGGGTGTTGCACACCTGCCTACCTGTGAGATCAACCCGTCTCGGAGCATTCACACTGCACTCAAACGATTCATCCAG AACATGTTCAGCTCAGAACCACCACCTCACAAGCCACTTGGTGTGCTCTCTCTGGAGCATAATGGAACTGCAGGAGGAGGAGAACAGGATGGCATCTGCCTTTGTGTGCTGGTATCGTGCAAGGCTTCTGTCGAGGAGGTGGCGCTGACCCCGGGATACACCTGGCTCGAAGTGAGCTCACCACTCTCCGAAAAGCTGCTTGCGCGCACAGGCCGGAACATGGCAGTACACCTGAAGGTGCAGTGA